GTTTCGGATTTGGGTCGGTTCAGATAAGAAAACTAAGAATTGTCTAATACCCAGTTTTTTTCTAGGTTCTTGTTTTGTTGCAGTTTCGGTTCGATTATTTTGGATCTTTGAGATAATTCTGGTAAATATTGGGTATTACGGATAAAATATCGAGTAATTAAGATGATTCAAATAAAAATTTCGAATAATTTGATTATTTTAGATATTTTGAATAAAAATATTTGAATACTTTTTGATAATTTCGTGTGATTTAGATATTTTTGATAATTTGATTTTTCAAATATTTTCGGATACTTATAATAATAGATTTTTAAATTACATATATTTTGTTATATATGTTATATTTTCGGTTCTTGTTTTGATCAGTTTGGATATAGAAATATAGGAACTATTCGGATATTTGAGGATTTTGGTATAGTTTTGGTTTTGATTGTTTCGGTTGGGTTACGGTTCGGGTTTTTGGTTCTGGTGTTTTGCCCGAGCCTAGAAGTAACGACACAATCTTATAAAAATATCATCTTAGACAAGTATGACATAGTACTGGTAAAGATATTAAGAGCTGAATTATATATCGACATGCCGTAAAAGCATCATTATCCAGGGTTTCGTAGGACGAGATTTTTAGGAGATCATAAGAAACTGTTTCTTAACTTTTAACTAAAAAATTAAGAAATTGTTTCTTAAGGTAGTACTTTAAGAAACAGTTAAGAAACAATTTCTTAACTTTTTAGTTAAAAAATTAAAAAACAGTTTCTTATATTCTTCTAAGAACCCCACCCTAAGAAACCTTATATAATGATGGTCTAAGACACACAAGCTCGGTATATGATGCATTAGGAAAGTGGAGCCTACTGCCTACGTTGCTTTCTTCATCCTATTCGTTTTGTAAACTCTTAGACCATGATTAACCCATGATTCTTAGAGTAGGGTTCTTAGCGGAAGTTAAGAAACTTTTTCTTAACTTTTAACTAAAAAAACTAAGTCGACAAATATAGACAAGCAGTTGAGAGACTTGCGGCCTACTGTAATGGAGAAAGATACACTATCTTTTGATTGCGACTCTTAACCAAAGTCCGCGACATTACTCTTCCTCTATATCTTGTCTACACATGCGTGAAGCGATTTTTTCCCTCGTGTTTATCGAGTAAGGATTTAGATGATGGATGGATCAAAAAGTAAACTATTACGTTGCTTTTTTTGATCATTTTTTTTTTGGGGATCAAATAGGTCTTGCTTTTTGAATACTTTTTTTTCTTTAATAAGCAACGTATTGTAGCCCACGTACAATCCATAGAAGCAGACCTAAGACTCTAAAGGGCAAAGACAGTTTAATTTTGAAGACCAAAGGAGAAGACTCTGAGTCACCTAGAACTAGAAGGTTCAAAACCTTAACACCCTACAAGATTCAAAACACTTGCAGGGTTCAAAACCGTAAGGGCAAAGAGTGTTTAAGTTCCGATACGATAAGAGCACCTCCAACAATGAATTTTAAAGAGGTTCTAAAATGAGTTTTTAGAAAAAGAGAAGAGAAAAAGTAGAGAGGAGTTTTAATGTTTAGACTTTAGAACTACATTAAAACTTGATATGACACTTGTAAACAATATATTAGTTGATTTTTGTTTTACAATTAACTTTTAATTAATTAACTTTTAATTATCTAATTACAATTTATTAAAATATTAAAATATTTTTTGTTTAAGAAACTCTTTGGAATTTTTTATTGCTGGAGGTGCTCTAAGACCTTGTTCATGTATCTATAGTCAACTTAGTTAAACAGATAAATTAAATATTTATATCTGAATATTAACAAAATGCATAATATTATAGGTATATAGGCTTTTTTTTTTATAGGCATATAGAATAGGCTTCACTTCATCTTTACACAAAACATATAACCGAATCCTAGGCTAATAATCCCTTAAGATGTGCTACTTGTTGTAGTAACAGAAGACGCCTCCTCAGGCTGAGCCTCACTAGCCATGGTTTCCGGCAGTGAGGTTTCTTGCTGAACCACCGGTGGAGCTTCCGTGAGGGAAGGGGCAGAAGCTTGAACAGTTTCTGTAGGTTTGAACTTGTTGATGTAGTAGCTAAGAGACGGTCCACTGTAATCCACTGCTTTTGGTCGAGCAGGGGCGTCTTTTCCGACTTGGAGGAGTATAGAGGAAGCGGAAGCGAGTGCGATGAGTGCAAGACCTCCTACGATTGCTGCCGTGTTCTCAGCCCCATCGGACGAAGATCCTGCAGTGCCTGAGCTTATGGCGCTCTCTGCTACATACACTGCAGGCTGCGAAAAAGTAACATGAAAAGCAAGAAACTAGTTAAAAAAAAAAACTAGTTAAAGATAATAAAAACGTTGCTCAAAAAAAAAAAGATAATAAAAACTAGTTAAAAATAATAAAAACTAGTTAAAGATAATCTCCTCTACTACAGTCCATGAGTCTAATGCCTATCAAAAAGATTGAAGCTTTCTCTCCAAATCTTTTTCTCTGTTTTGATCCTTTCTTAGACATACTAAAACTGACTCAAGGAAAATATTAAAACTGACTCAAGGAAAATATTAAAAAAAAAAACTAAAAAAAGGATGGTATGAGAGGATAGTAGAAAACCTCAATAGAGTAAACATTAGTCTGACCAGCAGTATCTTTCTCAACATAGCC
This genomic interval from Brassica oleracea var. oleracea cultivar TO1000 chromosome C2, BOL, whole genome shotgun sequence contains the following:
- the LOC106324910 gene encoding uncharacterized protein LOC106324910; the encoded protein is MSCTSNVLLSLNGCVLPSPKPLGRFLSAKSCGRKLCVSVVRASSNDPDCNAEECAPDKEVGTVSMEWLAGEKTKVVGTFPPRKRGWTGYVEKDTAGQTNVYSIEPAVYVAESAISSGTAGSSSDGAENTAAIVGGLALIALASASSILLQVGKDAPARPKAVDYSGPSLSYYINKFKPTETVQASAPSLTEAPPVVQQETSLPETMASEAQPEEASSVTTTSSTS